The genomic stretch CGGCTTCCTCAATTTTGGAAACCGACTTGTCCAGTGCGAAGGCTATTTCGGAATAGGAAACTTTGATGACTTTAGGGATTCCCGTCATCAGGTCGCGTCCACGGATTTCGTAGTCTTCTGGTGCATCATCCAACTCGGTCAGGGCAGAACCAATGGCGATCTTCACTTTTTCAGCAGAGCGCTCACCGATCAGCAGGTTATGCTGCCTTCTCATGTAATCCAGGATGTCTTTGGTAAAGGTGTCGCCTGCCACCCTGATGGATTGGTCGGCGACGATTCCGGAAAGGGCGATCAGTGCAATCTCTGTAGTACCACCTCCAATGTCGACGATCATCGAGCCCATGGGTTTTTCAATATCAATTCCAATACCGATGGCTGCCGCAATTGGTTCGTAGACCATGTACACTTCTTTGGCACCAGCGTGTTCGGCAGAATCCCGTACGGCTCTTTTCTCTACTTCCGTGATCCCTGAAGGAATACAGATGACCATGCGATGGGATTGGGGAAACATACCTTTTTTGTGCCCAGGGATCATTTTGATCAGGCCACGTATCATTTGTTCGGCTGCATAGAAGTCGGCAATCACGCCGTCTTTTAGTGGACGCACGGTCTTGATGTTTTCATGTGTCTTTTCATGCATGTTCATCGCTTCCCTTCCCACAGCCAAGATCCTATTGCTGGATTTGTCAATGGCGATAATGGAAGGTTCGTCCACTACAATTTTTTCTTTATGAATTATAAGGGTATTTGCCGTACCTAAATCTATTGCTATATCACTTGAGAAAAAGTCAAATAATCCCATCCTGGTAGTTTTACTTAGAATTTACGTTTGAGTTGATCGTTTAAAGTTAGCATTAACAATGCTTAAATAAAACGAGGGACGACAAAATTATTACCTTAATTTGGATTTCTAATAGTGACCACTGACTTTTTTTAAGTCACTTGCACAGAGATACAAACAGCTCCGATGCCGAATTTCAAATTAGGGAGGTAAATAAGCGTTTTTTGGGTGATGCCAGATTGCCGAACCAAGCTTTGGCCTGAACAAGCAAAAAGCAGTCCAATTGTGTCGCTGGTCAGAAATTTGTCGCTGTTCGGGAGGTATAATCCCGAGCCAAATGAACCGGATTTGAAAGCCGGGGAGTTTGGCCAAATAAAAATCCCCAACAGGACTGTTGGGGATTGGGAAATTATTTTGGCAGGATATTTTAGTGCTTGAAGTGCCTTATTCCTGTCATCACCATGCTCATGCCTGCCTTGTCACAGAAGTCGATGCTGTCCTGGTCCTTAATGGAGCCACCGGGCTGTACTACTGCTGCGACCCCTTCTTTAGCGGCGATCTCCACGCAGTCAGGGAATGGGAAGAAGGCATCGGATGCCATTACTGAACCTTTCAGTTCAAAGCCAAATGATTTTGCTTTTTCGATGGCCTGCTTCAGTGCGTCTACACGTGAGGTCTGGCCTACACCGCTGGCAAATAATTGATCCTTGTTACTTAGTACGATGGTGTTGGATTTGGTATGCTTACACACTTTGGCGGCAAATACCAGGGCATCTTTTTGCTCTTCGGTAGGTGCTACTTTGGTAGCTACTTTGAAATCTTCCTTGGTTTCTGTGGACAGGTCCTTGTCTTGCTCTATAATGCCGTTTAATAAGGTTTTGATCTGCTTGGTACCACCTACTTTGGTTTTCTGGAGCAGGAGGATCCTGTTTTTCTTGCCTTTCAGTACTTCCAGGGCATCTTGGTCAAATGCAGGGGCGATCAGCACCTCAAAGAACAGGCCGTG from Echinicola soli encodes the following:
- a CDS encoding rod shape-determining protein, which codes for MGLFDFFSSDIAIDLGTANTLIIHKEKIVVDEPSIIAIDKSSNRILAVGREAMNMHEKTHENIKTVRPLKDGVIADFYAAEQMIRGLIKMIPGHKKGMFPQSHRMVICIPSGITEVEKRAVRDSAEHAGAKEVYMVYEPIAAAIGIGIDIEKPMGSMIVDIGGGTTEIALIALSGIVADQSIRVAGDTFTKDILDYMRRQHNLLIGERSAEKVKIAIGSALTELDDAPEDYEIRGRDLMTGIPKVIKVSYSEIAFALDKSVSKIEEAVLKALEIAPPELSADIYDNGIHLTGGGALLKGLDRRLHQKTKLPIHIAEDPLRAVVRGTGTALKNINSFRTVLMT